One part of the Salinimonas iocasae genome encodes these proteins:
- the astA gene encoding arginine N-succinyltransferase — MNIIRPIRQSDYSSLHEIAVESGIGFTSLPVNEELLKNKIERAEAGFTSQVSQPGCESYLFVMEDTQTGKVVGTTGIEAAVGLDDAFYHYHLGKVVHASRELNIHNTVDILTFCNDYTGVTEICTLFLRECARGGINGRFLSKVRFLFMMEHRERFSETIIAEMRGVSDEEGRSPFWQWLEEHFFSMDFPTADYLSGIGNKVFIAELMPKYPIYVSLLSQRAQEVIGQVHEKTRPALQLLQEEGFSCRGYVDIFDGGPTVEANLTHIRTAQESRKLPIIIDDQTAAQGRSYYIINTSVDDFRAVATEMVVSEEQQVAVISRQAAAALNISAGEYVRFAPVHSKN; from the coding sequence ATGAATATCATTCGCCCAATCAGACAAAGCGACTATTCGTCTTTGCACGAAATTGCCGTAGAATCTGGCATCGGTTTCACTTCATTGCCCGTCAATGAAGAGTTGCTGAAGAACAAAATTGAGCGCGCAGAAGCCGGCTTTACCAGTCAGGTTAGTCAACCTGGCTGCGAGTCGTATCTGTTTGTCATGGAAGATACCCAGACGGGTAAAGTGGTAGGAACGACGGGCATCGAAGCTGCAGTTGGCCTGGATGACGCGTTTTATCATTACCATCTGGGTAAGGTGGTTCACGCATCCCGTGAACTGAATATCCACAACACTGTAGATATTCTTACCTTCTGCAACGATTACACCGGCGTTACGGAAATCTGCACCCTGTTTTTGCGGGAGTGCGCCCGGGGCGGCATCAATGGTCGCTTTCTGTCTAAAGTCAGATTTTTGTTCATGATGGAACACCGTGAGCGCTTCTCTGAAACCATTATTGCCGAGATGCGCGGAGTGAGTGACGAAGAAGGTCGCTCACCGTTCTGGCAGTGGTTAGAAGAGCATTTCTTCTCTATGGATTTCCCTACCGCAGATTATCTGTCGGGTATCGGCAATAAGGTTTTTATTGCAGAACTTATGCCCAAATATCCTATTTATGTCAGCTTACTAAGTCAGCGCGCCCAGGAAGTGATTGGTCAGGTACACGAGAAAACGCGTCCTGCACTGCAACTTCTGCAGGAAGAAGGCTTTAGCTGCCGTGGCTACGTAGATATTTTCGACGGGGGCCCGACGGTTGAAGCGAACCTGACACATATTCGTACTGCGCAGGAAAGTCGTAAGCTGCCTATCATCATTGATGACCAGACAGCAGCGCAGGGGCGTAGCTACTACATTATTAACACATCGGTAGATGACTTCAGAGCGGTTGCTACAGAAATGGTTGTCAGTGAAGAACAGCAAGTGGCTGTGATTTCACGCCAGGCAGCAGCAGCACTAAATATCAGTGCCGGTGAATACGTGCGCTTTGCGCCCGTACATTCGAAAAATTAA